Proteins from a single region of Streptomyces sp. Tu 3180:
- a CDS encoding kelch motif-containing protein, which produces MTDRAGRRRARRIAIGTAVVLALAGMNGPWLYRFGSEKYHQYKINQPEYKAANGKWEIVEFPEEYRQNTIHAALLRTGKVLLVAGSGNNQDNFDAKRYDTRIWDPVKGTIKKVPTPTDLFCTGHTQLANGNLLIAGGTKRYEKLKGDVKKAGGLMLVHNENPDKPITLPAGTKFTGKENGKTFVSKDPVLVPRAEKNFDPATGEFLGNTPGVGRIYVEAQKEGAAYETGTQDNYRVQGLTGADARNTYGIAEKLALDKKDFQGIRDAYEFDPVAEKYIKVDPMKEARWYPTLTTLSDGKILSVSGLDDIGQLVPGKNEIYDPETKEWTYTEKVRQFPTYPALFLMQNGKVFYSGSNAGYGPDDVGRDPGVWDVETNKFTKVPGMSDPDMLETSNTVLLPPAQDEKYMVIGGGGVGESQLASEKTRIVDLKADAPRFTDGPSLDKGTRYPQASILPNDDVLVSGGSEDYRGRGDSNILEARIYDTEKNEFRRVADPLVGRNYHSGSILLPDGRLMFFGSDSLFADKANTKPGKFEQRIEIYTPPYLYGDREQPELSGGPKTVERGESATFTSKDAARVENVRLIRPSATTHVTDVDQRSIALDFEADGDKLTVTVPENRNLVQAGWYMLFATDGEGTPSKAQWVRVP; this is translated from the coding sequence CCAGCCCGAGTACAAAGCCGCCAACGGCAAGTGGGAGATCGTCGAGTTCCCCGAGGAGTACCGGCAGAACACCATCCACGCGGCGCTGCTGCGCACCGGCAAGGTGCTGCTCGTCGCGGGGTCGGGCAACAACCAGGACAACTTCGACGCCAAGCGGTACGACACCCGGATCTGGGACCCGGTCAAGGGCACGATCAAGAAGGTGCCGACGCCGACCGACCTGTTCTGCACCGGCCACACCCAGCTGGCCAACGGCAATCTGCTGATCGCGGGCGGCACCAAGCGCTACGAGAAGCTCAAGGGCGACGTGAAGAAGGCCGGCGGCCTGATGCTCGTCCACAACGAGAACCCGGACAAGCCGATCACCCTGCCCGCGGGGACGAAGTTCACCGGCAAGGAGAACGGCAAGACCTTCGTCTCGAAGGACCCGGTGCTCGTGCCGCGCGCCGAGAAGAACTTCGACCCGGCGACCGGCGAGTTCCTGGGCAACACCCCCGGCGTGGGCCGCATCTACGTCGAGGCGCAGAAGGAGGGCGCCGCGTACGAGACCGGCACCCAGGACAACTACAGGGTGCAGGGCCTCACCGGCGCCGACGCGCGCAACACGTACGGCATCGCCGAGAAGCTCGCCCTGGACAAGAAGGACTTCCAGGGCATCCGGGACGCCTACGAGTTCGACCCGGTCGCCGAGAAGTACATCAAGGTCGACCCGATGAAGGAGGCCCGCTGGTACCCGACGCTCACCACCCTGAGCGACGGGAAGATCCTCAGCGTCTCCGGCCTCGACGACATCGGCCAGCTGGTCCCGGGCAAGAACGAGATCTACGACCCGGAGACCAAGGAGTGGACCTACACCGAGAAGGTCCGCCAGTTCCCGACGTACCCGGCGCTGTTCCTGATGCAGAACGGCAAGGTCTTCTACTCGGGTTCCAACGCGGGCTACGGACCGGACGACGTGGGCCGCGACCCCGGCGTCTGGGACGTGGAGACCAACAAGTTCACCAAGGTCCCCGGCATGAGCGACCCCGACATGCTGGAGACGTCGAACACGGTGCTGCTGCCGCCCGCGCAGGACGAGAAGTACATGGTGATCGGCGGCGGCGGGGTCGGCGAGTCCCAGCTGGCCAGCGAGAAGACCCGCATCGTCGACCTCAAGGCCGACGCCCCGAGGTTCACCGACGGCCCCTCGCTGGACAAGGGCACCCGCTACCCGCAGGCCTCGATCCTGCCCAACGACGACGTGCTCGTCTCCGGCGGCTCCGAGGACTACCGCGGGCGCGGCGACTCCAACATCCTCGAGGCGCGGATCTACGACACCGAGAAGAACGAGTTCAGGCGGGTCGCCGACCCGCTGGTGGGCCGCAACTACCACTCGGGCTCCATCCTGCTGCCCGACGGCCGCCTCATGTTCTTCGGCTCGGACTCGCTGTTCGCGGACAAGGCCAACACCAAGCCGGGCAAGTTCGAGCAGCGCATCGAGATCTACACGCCGCCGTACCTGTACGGCGACCGCGAGCAGCCCGAACTGTCGGGCGGTCCGAAGACCGTCGAGCGCGGCGAGTCGGCCACGTTCACCTCGAAGGACGCCGCGCGCGTCGAGAACGTCCGCCTGATCCGGCCGAGCGCCACCACCCACGTCACCGACGTGGACCAGCGGTCGATCGCGCTGGACTTCGAGGCCGACGGCGACAAGCTGACCGTGACGGTGCCGGAGAACCGGAACCTGGTCCAGGCCGGCTGGTACATGCTGTTCGCCACCGACGGCGAGGGCACGCCGAGCAAGGCCCAGTGGGTCCGGGTGCCGTAG